Part of the Haliotis asinina isolate JCU_RB_2024 chromosome 8, JCU_Hal_asi_v2, whole genome shotgun sequence genome is shown below.
tgtggggagtcatgaaggacagaatagaccaaaagggactgagaaatattgaagatatgaaggccgaggtggtccagtattgggataccctgtcacacgattacctacaaactttgatgggtagtgtgcctaggcgtattcaggcatgcattgctgagcgaggaggtctaacaaagtacgaaagcaagactgagactgtaaaaggatgatgttttaacatgtttatgtaagtaaaacgccagaagttaataaacgtaatgagttacatgacgcaacatgattcccaataatttctgggaatactatatatgtgAACAAAATCATTTAAGTAAAACTTTTAtagtttatatacatgtattaggcATTTGTCGAAACAACTTTCTCAGTAATTTCTGAAAATACAGTATATCCGTCAGCAGCGCAAGGACGAAGATCGCTGTCAGGAGACAGACATATATCAGGTTATGTATATGGACTGGTACACGCGCTGACATTCTATCCCACAAATGTCGTGTTATTCCCTCTTCATACTGAATGCACTGATCTGTTGACAGAATCTTTCATCGGTTTAACCTTCCTGGTTCCCGGGCCTCTATATTGATGAGAGGACCGGGAACCAGGATCCGGTTTACCAGACTGAGAGAACATCCGTCACCAACTCGTTATTCCGAGACAATTAAGTTGAATAGCGAGTTTACGGAAAGGACCGAGAGGTGACGCCTGGCACATATACAAACTATCCGTCCTTGACTGTGTGGTCCTAACGCGATTATCTACAGCTGGAGCATTGTTGAGTGCGTCTGTAAACATTAGACAAACCAAACGTGTTAAGTGTATCATCACTAAGTAACCATCTTCATACGGTTAGGGTACGCATTAGGGTAGGCTTGATGTAATTGTTCTGTTACTGCAGACAAGGGTTGATCAATCAATCATGTTTTGGACTGACACAGTGTTCCAAATGAACTTTTTAGCAAGTACATGTTTTAAAATAGGTAGCAAAATCCTGTAGCAGGTAGCAGCATTCTTTCCTCATCCCTCCAAGTCCCGTTACTGACTTTGGCCATACTGAACAGCATTTGCTCTCCTTGTACAAACAGACAGTGTTTTATACTTTTACCGTCCTTACACAGCACTCGTTACTTCTCTCCCGTTCCAATAACCTCCATGAAGACCCGTCCCCCACTCGATGCTTGTTATGTGCGAAAACAAGACGAACCAATCAGAACGCGCGTAACGGATGTGGTGCTTTGATGAAAATAATCCCAGTTATTTAAATCGTTTATGGCATAATGTTATGGttacaaaaacatgaaaaagttGTATCATCATATTGAAAGTGTTAAGAACGTAGCTAACAGAATTGTGCTGTCTTATGTGAAGGTTTTTTTATAAGAATCATGCTACAGACGGtgagagattcaaatacacacacgtgcgtttatttacaaaacagCTCTCACAGGTCCAACTGAGTGTATGTCCTGAAGTAGGGAATCCATCCTGGCATTGACACCATGTCGAGCCAACACTTTGataactaggctacactacctcCTCTTTTACATGCAGAAAATAGTACCAGCCTTTCCCCATCTATGTCTACATGTCTGTATACTTTGAGGATTCGTGTGTACACTGTATTCTAAAAAAGACATGGTCCTCTACAAGCATGTTTTCCATAAAATTGAGTTGGATATATATGCAGCATTGCTGATGCCATTCCGACAGTGATCAATACTGAGACACGATTCCAAATTTTGGGGATAAAGGAGAGACACTCTCGGTTATTTCTAGAAAGATTCCGAATTCAGTTATTCCTTTTCTCTCCATTACAAAATAAGATAGTCTGTTTGCTGAAAACATGATTCCAAAACTTTTCTTTTCCAGAAACGATGTCGTGAAATATACTGTCCTTTGTCAGAAAGAAAGCATAACTCAACCTGTATTCAACTGGTAAAGAATGAACGACTGATTCTCACGACATGGAACGCAACACTGTCATTTAATGAAGATATCTTAATTTGGCCTATCAATCGACCATTTTTATATTTCAGTTCAGGACAGCATTTTCAGACCTATATTCAAAACATACTAAATGAATATGGTTTCACTGTTTATGAACTAAAAGAAGACTCCTATGCACGCATCAAGAGAGCTGACGCCCTTGTAATTGATGGAAATTATGTACAATTCACACTTTTTCTCCTGCCGAATTACACACTTGTATCTTCAAGAGAACGTTTAACTGCTGTACAAAATGTGAGTCTGAACATGACAATGGGAGGGACGACATTTGGAGTTCAGATACAACCAAGTACAAAACACAGAAATGTGCAGGGCAAACTGAAGTTGGCTCCAAGAAGCTTCAGACAAACATTTCTGGAAACAATGCGTCTTGATATGTCACTAAGTAGAAGAGTCGTATGCACGCATCAAGAGAGCTGACGCCCTTGTAATTGATGGAAATTATGTACATTTCACACTCTTTTCTCCTGCCGAATTACACGCTTGTATCTTTAAGAGAACGTTTAACTGCTGCACAAAATGTGACATGACAATGGGGACGACATTTGAAGTTCAGATACAACCAGGTACAACACGCAGAAATGTGCAGGGCAAACTCAAGTTGGCTCCAAGACGCTTCAGACAAACATCTCTGGAAACAATGCATCTTGATATGTCACTTACAGTGGCCCGCTTGATTTTAATACATGATCAATGGCAGCGTTTTCCACTTCGGAAATTAGCAATGTAAATGGTTCTGCTCTCGGAGACATAGAACTAATGAACATAATTACTTTCTGTCAAACTATGGAACTTACTTAATATATCTGGATGCAATTTTGAGGAAACCGGAGGAGATGGTGGTACAAATTCCAACTTATATATCAGGGGCTTTTCTTGCTCGTAAAATAACAACAGCAGTATGCATATCCCTTAGGTTACTCTTCCTTCTCCTCATTCTATCAGTCTACATCCCGATTAAGGAGCTACACACGATCCCAGGCCTCAACTTCATCTTGCTCTCACCCTCTGTCTTCTTTGCCCAAATGTTGTATCTGTTTGGAGCAAGAACGGTCGCCACCCCGACTATCTGCACCGTTATCGGAGTCCTCATCCACTACTTCTGGCTTGTGGTCTCTGCCTGGATGAACATTTGTTGTCTACACATTTTTAGAGTCTTCACCAAACCCTTCTCCTCGCGGCACTTAGCCGACGACAAGGTGTGTCTGATGATAAAGTATTCAGTTTGTGCCTATGGTGTCCCTCTGGTCATTGTAACGATGACTCTACCCATCACCTACATCCAGTCGGGCTATACTACTGTTGCCTATGGCGGTCCTGCTCTCTGTTTCCTCGTAACTTCTGGATTGGTCTCAGTTATTTCCTTTAGTGTTCTTGCTTGTTCGGAGTATTATTTCTCTGGACAACTCGTTGCGATTCAGAAACAGAGAAAATCAGACTTTGGGAAATAGACAGGCAAACGACATTATTACATTCTTCAAACTGTCGACTTTGACAGGTCTATCATGGTTGTTTGGCTTCATTGGCTACTTCCTTCAGAGAGAGGAACTGATGTATGTGTTCACTGTGTTGACAGCTGGACAGGGCGTCTTCAACTTCCTCTCGTTCGGTGATAGCAGACGAGTCCGCAAGATTATCTAAGAAAAATTAAGACCTTTGAGGCTAAGAAGTGAAAAAAAGGCCACGTGAACATGCAGAAAAGACCAAAAGGAAAGGATACGACAATGTATACCTCGTCCAAAAGAATGGAGATTCGTTTCTATTAGAATTTCTATGGTAGAATTAAGATCTTTCGTGCCTATATACACACTTCAGAAAAAGGGGAAAGAGATAGAAGCTGACTATCATTTCGTGTGTCCTCACTTCCGTCAAG
Proteins encoded:
- the LOC137295259 gene encoding LOW QUALITY PROTEIN: adhesion G-protein coupled receptor G2-like (The sequence of the model RefSeq protein was modified relative to this genomic sequence to represent the inferred CDS: inserted 4 bases in 4 codons; substituted 3 bases at 3 genomic stop codons) translates to MSSGQHFQTYIQNILNEYGFTVYELKEDSYARIKRADALVIDGNYVQFTLFLLPNYTLVSSRERLTAVQNVSLNMTMGGTTFGVQIQPSTKHRNVQGKLKLAPRSFRQTFLETMRLDMSLSRRVVCTGPLDFNTXSMAAFSTSEISNVNGSALGDIEXNEHNYFLSNYGTYLIYLDAILRKPEEMVVQIPTYISGAFLARKITTAVCISLRLLFLLLILSVYIPIKELHTIPGLNFILLSPSVFFAQMLYLFGARTVATPTICTVIGVLIHYFWLVVSAWMNICCLHIFRVFTKPFSSRHLADDKVCLMIKYSVCAYGVPLVIVTMTLPITYIQSGYTTVAYGGPALCFLVTSGLVSVISFSVLACXGVLFLWTXSLRFRNRENQTLGNRQANDIITFFKLSTLTGLSWLFGFIGYFLQREELMYVFTVLTAGQGVFNFLSFGDSRRVRKIIXEKLRPLXAKKXKKGHVNMQKRPKGKDTTMYTSSKRMEIRFY